CGTGCTGGTGTCGCGGATGTCACCGGGGGTGGCCTCGTTCAGGTCCGGCTCGACCCGGTCCATGTGGGTGGTGCGGTCACCGATCCGTTCCAGGGCCTCGTCCACCTTCGCCGGCCCACCCAGTTCCTCGAAAAGCAGATTGGCCGCGGTGTTGTCGCTGTACCGCACCGATGCGTCGGCCAGTTCCCGCAGGGTCATGCCGGTTTCGAGGTGCTCGCGGGTGATCGGGGCGTAGTCCAGCAGGTCGGACTCCTGATAATGGACGACCTTCTCCAGGTGCGCGTCGGTGCGCTGCCGGAGCAGGACACCGGCCTGCAGGGCCTTGAAGGTGGAGGCGTAGGCGAAACGCCGGTCGGCCCGGAAGGCCACCGAGCGGCCGGTGCCGGTGTCGAGCGCGTAGACGCCGAGGTCGGCGTCGAACGTCTTCTCCAGAGACCGAAAAGCCTTGGCGGACGAGGTAGCGGACGAGGTAGCGGACGAGGTAGCGGACGAGGTGGTGGACGAACTGGTGGACGCCTGCGTCGACGTGGCGGTCGCGTCGGTGACCGGGGTGGTCACGGAGGCAGTGGCGGCCCGGGTCGGGCCGGCGGTGCAGCCGAGCAGCAGGGTGGCCGTGGCCAGCACAGCCGCCGTACCGATCGTGGGCCGGGTGATCGTGCGCGTCATCGCGGGTTCCTCCTGGGGCCGGACGGTCCGCTCCGGACCGGTACGAGCAGCCTGGAGCCCGGGCATCCATGCCGTCCAATGCGTTGAGGTGCTGATCCATGCTGATCTGGCATACGGTGAGGGCGTGGATGTGGTCGCCGGCTGTCAGGCCTTCGTCGGCGTCAGCGAGCAGGGCAGTTTCACGCTCGCGGCTTCGGCGTTGCGGGTGCCGCAGTCGGTGATCAGCCGGCGCGTCGCCGCGCTGGAGAAACATCTGGGCGACGCGCTGTTCGAGCGATCGTCGCGGCGGGTGGTGCTCACGCCGTTCGGGGCCGACCTGCTGCCGTCGGCCAAGCGTCTGCTGCAGCTGGCCGACACGATGCAGCACGACGCGGAACTGGCCCGGCGCAAGCCGTTACGGCTGGCGGTACCGGACACCTGCAGCGTCACCCGGCTGGCCCGGCTGGAGGCGCAGGCCCGCCACGAGGGTGTGCACCTGGACCTGGTGCCGGCCGGCCCGGCCCGGCGCGCCGAGCTCGCCCGCACCCTGGGGGCCCGGGCCGCACTCATCGCCGTCCCGTCCGACCAGGGCACGTGGTCGGTGCCGCTGGGCCTGGCCGGTGTGGCAGAACCGGCCACCGAGGTGATTCACCTGGAGTCGCTGCGCCCGGGACGCAACCGCGCGTCCGCCCGTGT
This region of Kineosporia sp. NBRC 101731 genomic DNA includes:
- the bla gene encoding class A beta-lactamase, which produces MTRTITRPTIGTAAVLATATLLLGCTAGPTRAATASVTTPVTDATATSTQASTSSSTTSSATSSATSSATSSAKAFRSLEKTFDADLGVYALDTGTGRSVAFRADRRFAYASTFKALQAGVLLRQRTDAHLEKVVHYQESDLLDYAPITREHLETGMTLRELADASVRYSDNTAANLLFEELGGPAKVDEALERIGDRTTHMDRVEPDLNEATPGDIRDTSTPRALANDLHEFVLGDALNQGDQAALTDLLRRNTTGDKLIRAGVPEGWTVGDKTGSGSYGTRNDIAVVWPTDADPIVIAVLSTRDEQDATSDDALIARATEVVIEQLG
- a CDS encoding LysR family transcriptional regulator; its protein translation is MDVVAGCQAFVGVSEQGSFTLAASALRVPQSVISRRVAALEKHLGDALFERSSRRVVLTPFGADLLPSAKRLLQLADTMQHDAELARRKPLRLAVPDTCSVTRLARLEAQARHEGVHLDLVPAGPARRAELARTLGARAALIAVPSDQGTWSVPLGLAGVAEPATEVIHLESLRPGRNRASARVRVVRIQPEDDVPHVRDRLNRLRDALALRPSQVVVAASLTTAVAEVLDSDDLLLCPEVQAEELGLFWRPVGEMRPTRGYGVAAAATSDAERLRTRLWPLIARCLGAQEER